From a region of the Streptacidiphilus albus JL83 genome:
- a CDS encoding glycosyltransferase family 2 protein — MTEGTHDAQWPPEPYRPTEPYPPADSYRPLGSYEPLGNHEAQGGYETQAGYQPQYGQEARGGYEPPVVEDPFAGYQPLAPRQPSAGDQPRTAYEPYRPYRPYADQQSAEPYGHPQEPAFAGAALAGAAAFDGAAGYDGGVTATATLPRPAGPAFRPAPPPLPPLRSAVKRPPGPLRRVLDRMHPSVRHATRRVLTLLCLLPLLLILAREAPRLEQSPLVLGYGFTVLVGTISMLFIAYSRYDDPSERTLRKRPRDLAEFPPVATATPRVSFLLAVKDEVDVIEECVRSMALGDYRNTQIIVVDDLSEDGTRDVLRRMEGELGITVLYLEKNLGKKHALVKACEIADGEIIAFTDSDCILAPDALSRCVEALVAHPELGAVSGHARALNAGDTMFTKMQDVWYEGQFRVAKAAESTFGSVTCVSGPLAVFRREAIYNYLPAWAGDRFMGAPFRFATDRQLTGYVLGQRWRGKGLKKQYADSPFVTAQDYPERKWRIGYVQSAKVWTNVPARFRPFMKQQIRWKKSFIRNMFFTGSFMWRRGPGPALLYYGHALWVVAAPIMAFRHIIWAPANGAAFLTLLYLCGVVLKGCVWGLAFKVDNPGDTRWRYRPLMSLLSSLLLAWLLPYSFATIRRGVWSRSAT; from the coding sequence GTGACCGAGGGAACGCACGACGCACAGTGGCCGCCGGAGCCGTACCGGCCGACCGAGCCGTACCCGCCGGCCGACTCCTACCGGCCGCTGGGCAGCTACGAACCGCTCGGCAACCACGAAGCCCAGGGCGGCTACGAGACCCAGGCCGGCTACCAACCGCAGTACGGCCAGGAAGCCCGGGGCGGTTACGAGCCGCCCGTCGTCGAGGACCCGTTCGCCGGCTACCAGCCGCTGGCCCCGCGTCAGCCCTCGGCCGGTGACCAGCCGCGGACGGCCTACGAGCCCTACCGGCCCTACCGCCCGTACGCGGACCAGCAGTCGGCCGAGCCCTACGGCCACCCGCAGGAACCGGCCTTCGCCGGCGCCGCGTTGGCCGGCGCCGCCGCCTTCGACGGTGCCGCCGGGTACGACGGCGGCGTGACCGCGACCGCGACGCTGCCGCGCCCGGCCGGACCCGCCTTCCGTCCCGCGCCGCCGCCGCTCCCGCCGCTGCGCTCCGCGGTGAAGCGGCCGCCGGGTCCGCTGCGGCGCGTCCTGGACCGGATGCACCCGTCCGTCCGGCACGCCACCCGCCGGGTGCTGACCCTGCTCTGCCTGCTCCCGCTGCTGCTGATCCTGGCCCGGGAGGCCCCCAGGCTGGAGCAGAGCCCGCTGGTGCTGGGCTACGGCTTCACCGTCCTGGTCGGCACCATATCCATGCTCTTCATCGCGTACAGCCGCTATGACGACCCGTCCGAGCGGACGCTGCGCAAGCGCCCGCGCGACCTGGCGGAGTTCCCCCCGGTGGCCACGGCCACTCCCCGGGTGAGCTTCCTGCTGGCGGTCAAGGACGAGGTCGACGTCATCGAGGAGTGCGTGCGCTCGATGGCCCTGGGGGACTACCGGAACACCCAGATCATCGTGGTGGACGACCTCTCCGAGGACGGCACCCGGGACGTGCTGCGCCGGATGGAGGGGGAGCTCGGGATCACCGTGCTCTACCTGGAGAAGAACCTCGGCAAGAAGCACGCCCTGGTCAAGGCCTGCGAGATCGCCGACGGCGAGATCATCGCGTTCACCGACTCCGACTGCATCCTGGCCCCCGACGCGCTCTCCCGCTGTGTCGAGGCCCTGGTCGCGCACCCGGAGCTGGGCGCGGTCAGCGGCCACGCCCGGGCGCTCAACGCCGGCGACACCATGTTCACCAAGATGCAGGACGTCTGGTACGAGGGACAGTTCCGGGTGGCCAAGGCGGCCGAGTCCACCTTCGGCTCGGTCACCTGCGTCTCCGGGCCGCTGGCGGTGTTCCGCCGCGAGGCGATCTACAACTACCTGCCCGCCTGGGCCGGTGACCGGTTCATGGGCGCGCCCTTCCGCTTCGCCACCGACCGCCAGCTCACCGGCTACGTGCTGGGCCAGCGCTGGCGCGGCAAGGGCCTGAAGAAGCAGTACGCCGACTCGCCCTTCGTCACCGCGCAGGACTACCCCGAGCGCAAGTGGCGGATCGGCTACGTCCAGTCGGCCAAGGTGTGGACCAATGTCCCGGCCAGGTTCCGGCCGTTCATGAAGCAGCAGATCCGCTGGAAGAAGAGCTTCATCCGGAACATGTTCTTCACCGGCTCCTTCATGTGGCGGCGCGGCCCCGGCCCCGCCCTGCTCTACTACGGCCACGCGCTCTGGGTGGTCGCCGCACCGATCATGGCGTTCCGTCACATCATCTGGGCGCCCGCCAACGGCGCGGCCTTCCTGACCCTGCTGTACCTGTGCGGCGTGGTCCTCAAGGGCTGCGTCTGGGGGCTGGCCTTCAAGGTCGACAATCCCGGGGACACCCGCTGGCGCTACCGGCCGCTGATGAGCCTGCTCTCCTCGCTGCTGCTGGCCTGGCTGCTGCCCTACTCCTTCGCGACCATCCGGCGCGGCGTCTGGTCGAGGAGCGCCACCTGA